In the Maribacter sp. MJ134 genome, one interval contains:
- a CDS encoding PQQ-dependent sugar dehydrogenase — translation MKKSVLCLHIFVVMLNFSCGQNIENKVITPETVPFTSVLYVDELQIPWGFTFLPEGGILITEKSGKLIHFLSGKKTIIGNIPEIYQRGQGGLLDVELHPKYKENGWIYLTYASQEGDEKGGHTALMRAKIKDNALVEKQLLYKAGPNTTKGQHFGSRIVFDDKGYLYFSIGERGARDVNPQDIKRDGGKIYRLFDDGRIPPDNPFVNEKGAKTAIYSYGHRNPQGLIKHPENGQIWDHEHGPRGGDEINIIKKGANYGWPLVTYGINYSGTTITDKQEMPGMEGPIHYWVPSIAPSGMAFVTSDNYPGWKGSLLVGSLAFQYLERLEIEGTKVIRREKLLGGEGRVRAVEQGPDGLIYVAVEGKGIYKLVPKS, via the coding sequence ATGAAAAAAAGTGTCCTTTGTCTTCATATTTTCGTTGTAATGCTTAATTTTTCTTGTGGGCAAAACATTGAAAATAAAGTAATTACCCCTGAAACGGTTCCATTTACAAGCGTGTTGTACGTCGATGAGCTACAGATACCATGGGGCTTTACCTTTCTTCCTGAAGGAGGAATTTTAATTACAGAGAAATCGGGAAAATTAATCCATTTTTTAAGCGGGAAAAAGACGATTATCGGTAATATTCCTGAAATTTATCAGAGAGGTCAAGGCGGATTATTGGATGTTGAACTACACCCAAAATACAAGGAAAACGGATGGATATATCTTACTTATGCTTCTCAAGAGGGAGATGAAAAAGGCGGTCATACCGCCCTAATGCGTGCCAAAATTAAGGACAATGCCTTGGTAGAAAAACAGCTATTGTATAAGGCGGGTCCTAATACCACAAAAGGACAACATTTTGGTTCTCGGATAGTCTTTGATGATAAGGGATATCTCTATTTTTCCATTGGTGAGCGTGGTGCCAGAGATGTAAATCCACAGGATATTAAAAGAGACGGTGGTAAAATATATAGATTGTTTGATGATGGACGTATTCCACCGGACAATCCCTTCGTAAATGAGAAGGGTGCAAAAACCGCAATCTACAGCTACGGACATAGAAATCCACAGGGATTGATAAAACATCCTGAAAACGGACAAATATGGGACCATGAACATGGACCTAGAGGTGGCGATGAAATCAACATCATTAAAAAAGGTGCAAACTATGGTTGGCCTTTAGTAACCTATGGCATTAATTATAGTGGAACTACAATTACGGACAAACAGGAGATGCCGGGTATGGAAGGACCGATTCACTATTGGGTTCCGTCGATAGCTCCAAGCGGAATGGCGTTTGTGACTTCGGACAACTATCCCGGTTGGAAGGGTAGTTTATTGGTCGGTTCCTTGGCATTTCAGTATTTGGAAAGATTAGAAATCGAGGGCACTAAGGTTATCCGCAGAGAAAAATTACTTGGAGGAGAAGGAAGAGTACGTGCGGTAGAACAAGGACCGGATGGCCTAATTTACGTTGCCGTCGAAGGTAAGGGTATCTATAAACTTGTTCCTAAATCATAA
- a CDS encoding T9SS type B sorting domain-containing protein encodes MLSKKPRYTLYTLLLVVLSVIGSTAIANSNVPVLFVEAVHVLEKTVEKTSSNTNTGEEHTDISNYSFTNEENSALAPAMFTTIIQGADEEVGCSDNGFTVARFNLCGDFDDRTISLSGGPYSSVSWEVLGGSCTPDINEDCPNTGSCYSSLASGQTFSLDASTLPATTGAEFRVVADGQIFYFKVKKSTITQTFVKQDNICGVPGRIQITNLSSAYEFSIDGGTSWQGPIFDNLSSGTYNILARLRNTANTCEYPYEPITIDQLDIDIQATFIDAQCSGDTGSITVTANNVPGPYKYTLLNSSGVAQEFTAFIPDNPYTFSAVGFGTYTVQVETQQCTGDPLNGIDPPRQSLDTSGNQIIIGAGLNALDASTEVNSSFGCATISSVDITLNASGGSAPYTFTINGGPVQPSFGDTVSNTGTTTHTVSVAGTYDFIITDSNGCTISASSNVEELLPPDINVSGIDGTCSNGGAQIEFTVNDARGYNLSYRVNTGDPWVTTPQISVAAGSYNDIAVRYQQGGFECTLDLPSVTVANVGAISGGANKISDVSCDGSGGTIGGQIDFVGPFSGGSGSGYVFSIDGVNFTTITSYPNLSAGTYTPIIRDGGGCRLELTPIDILDVDPPTDIDFVQSNVNCAAGTSDVTLTPTSNAAIVRYEVISPTPGFDADGDNTNNVITGLSTSTSYIFQITDANGCIYTEGFSPAVLSSIRVRVKSGGDLRVCNGATDGTGTFIVDGFANNYTYDINGGLYTGGPQNDAEIDLPLSGAGTYTITVTDADTGCTDTSSFDINEAAVLDLSGSAVSPMTCDNNNTGRVEAIATGGWGGNRYSLEYPSGLTVGPKSGRFFGNLTEATDALDPSDVYTLTVEDSEGCTSTFTFDLEERVPPSISIVSSDLCFSATTNGSVTVTSSGGGPGHEYRINNGPLQASPTFNNLVPGTYIVEVEDDNNCTNQVSITIPPAINVTLSIVDEIPCAGDGTLGIAISGGNISDLSNTSYTIVKEGVAVPGFTGLPLPSDTFTYTVPFGEHGDYTVSVVDNNTCTDTSEPITFDEPTNIVATHNATGTSCGDPNSGFVQIIPDATGGIPPFEIKFGPDGSLTYGVGDDGAFTYSSQTVYSGLSVGTYEYLVKDSRGCLIPGIVDVVIAPDTNPAPDAAVLPLDASCSASVVSGGIQITGVTNGVPEYTYIVEDAFGTEITRITTDGATTYPLDIYDVAIFPGNYNVITIDARGCSTTDLVTVGSTAVNIIPDNTTLPLVCTPGGFTYCVDITGGTGPFDIRVVDGGAPPFTYISLGGAPPVRRYCFSNIQFGETFTVEVVDTATNCIYQEVIEVPDGPSDLDVALTIDNASCIPGNLVDLDYVISGTAIVGPYDIEIRNTDTGALFIAETTASTTGTYQVPEGAYSILVYDNGTDCSDGANAVATLNEPRVDVIENINANCNADGQLTVRGSGGTPFAVDSPYEYAYVPSGNPVDEDGTLTPSDPTDDFTDASTVILPGAPAPGLDYDIWVRDSRNCAYRISAAVITEDPPLPPPTFDVSNQCDVLAATFTIEVHMPANIDTPSFTLGGLTQPGVFDAGDNRWEAVFTVGSIGTYRVDVIDANGCTGFSEPEVFQVLSASGGFSFEPNCTDPDGIITITANGGSGDFDFELQDNLGVAITNNATGVFNGIAAGEYQVLVTDNQVTDGTNNCTFLVQDIISTIPTAPLIVDDGATNVSCNGADDGSINITLSPGTDIDGITAYNIYTGSLPLPPSPTALFTNTSGSFDNLPPGNYIAQVISDKGCTHEVDVTITEPLDFTISATAADFSCEPGANRFSSTDIVVTITNPGTGTLNTDYQFSITGFENYEIGNTATGHTFEIVDTGVSQNITVYAMDANGCRTTFDLPTINPPTDVVPSIIEVDPLNCRDDERVRIQVIGTTDFTVSTVSVTPVSPVTNTSGNNYIDVFLPASGDYLFEITDNIGGCTYPLPAHTVLEPEQPVVSITEAKPVSCFTPGNDGELFIEVTNYVGDYSYTVYMADDTTKSTPITTGSFATTDFPDINGDEARITGLPGGNLIVEVVADAMPFCSNDSNVANIRTPNGDLIVTATPVGNVGCGNDSGEIEAIGQGGWDTFPYDYRLLFSTDGGATYTTEVVPFSNTNEFTGLEFGFYQVEIRDIEGCINSVDIELEEVPQIDAGIREPQGLDCPNGNNAVLEAYDPTTGDALSASAGATGGFPGAGYNYRLLYLNSNDRTDVVSSSGLQNSPTFIGTSGGFISAGWYAIEVSSSFDCLYVTEPYFVDPPPPVAPLLVQTRVPGCGGDGEMRLSIENPDPLFTYEYAPVENGVVVGPYQTMAGTSVLIPGVQGITYQFDVRKVTTLSICSPVRSNGITMTNATGITLLPNLPDDISCASELDGRIESFVNGGVGDDLFYLYVGDPIDAFNPAASATLFRGPQPNGTFEGLPAGTAYYIAVTSGATCMDIAGPFEIIRPEPITFDASPTPVSCNGEQDGTITVEVLSGGIGLIQFAIGPNFNEFFSEPSTPGSYTFDELAAGTYEILIQDENGCFEKDFITVTEPDVVEIVNIQTTPELCIGANDGTVVFDITGGTPFVDPLVSPTPYFEYKIEMIDPIDETGTGVFAPYDGQVISGLQGGASYAIYTQDANLCPSTAVFTIGIGVDLTAEPIVQYGCEGIFPNSTVTVQVLDNSLMSDLMFALDPLDPTDPITANAGVENTWGDLPAGDHTVYIYHQNGCTNFVEFSIDAYNPLVLTATKTGPNELTALAEGGFGGYEYFFNSESYGEETVFTTNDSGVVNVRVVDSNGCVAMVQVPFEFTGMLEIPNFFTPDGDNLNDVWSPENREFFPNIEVKIYDRYGRVVAILNEITNWDGTYEGKEVPTGDYWYVVNANDKSQQRYVGHFTLYR; translated from the coding sequence ATGCTCTCAAAAAAACCGAGGTATACGCTGTATACACTATTACTGGTAGTTTTATCGGTAATCGGTTCCACAGCTATAGCAAACTCAAATGTTCCCGTACTATTTGTTGAGGCTGTACATGTGCTTGAAAAAACTGTTGAAAAGACATCTTCGAATACAAATACAGGTGAAGAACATACCGACATAAGCAACTATTCTTTTACCAATGAAGAGAATAGTGCCCTAGCGCCAGCAATGTTTACGACCATCATACAAGGTGCCGATGAAGAGGTAGGTTGTAGTGATAATGGATTTACCGTTGCCCGATTTAATCTATGCGGAGATTTCGATGATCGAACAATAAGCCTTTCCGGAGGACCTTACAGTTCTGTTTCTTGGGAAGTTCTAGGCGGTAGCTGTACTCCAGATATCAATGAGGATTGTCCAAATACCGGATCCTGTTATAGTTCTTTGGCCTCGGGTCAAACTTTTTCTTTAGACGCGAGTACATTACCAGCAACGACCGGAGCGGAGTTCCGAGTAGTAGCCGATGGTCAGATTTTTTATTTTAAAGTAAAGAAGAGTACCATTACCCAAACCTTTGTTAAGCAGGATAATATTTGCGGAGTACCTGGAAGAATTCAGATTACCAACCTGTCTAGTGCTTACGAGTTTAGTATTGATGGAGGTACTTCATGGCAGGGACCAATTTTTGATAACCTTAGCTCAGGGACATACAATATACTGGCACGGTTACGAAATACCGCTAATACCTGTGAGTATCCTTATGAACCCATAACAATTGACCAATTGGATATTGATATCCAAGCGACTTTTATAGATGCCCAATGTAGTGGGGATACCGGTAGTATAACGGTAACTGCGAACAATGTTCCAGGTCCCTATAAATATACGCTCCTTAATTCTAGTGGTGTAGCCCAAGAATTTACCGCTTTTATACCTGACAATCCGTATACATTTTCTGCCGTAGGTTTTGGAACGTATACCGTTCAGGTAGAAACACAACAATGTACAGGTGACCCTTTGAACGGGATAGATCCTCCACGACAAAGTCTGGACACTTCCGGAAACCAAATCATCATCGGTGCCGGGTTAAACGCTTTGGATGCCTCCACGGAGGTTAATAGTAGTTTTGGTTGTGCTACAATTTCTAGTGTAGATATTACATTGAATGCTAGTGGTGGTTCAGCGCCTTATACGTTTACCATTAATGGAGGTCCCGTTCAACCATCTTTCGGTGATACAGTAAGTAATACAGGTACGACTACACATACGGTTAGCGTCGCTGGAACCTATGACTTTATTATAACGGATAGTAACGGATGTACTATTTCTGCATCTTCTAACGTAGAGGAGTTGCTGCCTCCGGATATAAATGTAAGTGGTATTGACGGTACGTGCAGTAATGGAGGTGCGCAGATTGAATTTACGGTGAACGACGCAAGAGGTTATAATCTGTCCTATCGCGTTAATACTGGAGACCCTTGGGTTACCACACCTCAAATATCGGTTGCTGCAGGTAGTTATAATGACATTGCAGTTCGTTACCAACAGGGTGGTTTTGAATGTACTTTGGACTTGCCAAGTGTGACCGTTGCCAATGTAGGTGCAATTTCTGGTGGGGCAAATAAAATTTCTGACGTATCCTGTGACGGTTCTGGTGGAACCATTGGAGGACAAATCGATTTTGTTGGACCATTTTCTGGTGGTTCCGGGAGTGGTTATGTATTCAGTATTGATGGAGTTAATTTTACGACCATTACCTCATATCCTAATTTATCGGCAGGAACCTATACGCCTATTATTAGAGATGGCGGGGGATGCCGTTTAGAACTGACCCCTATAGATATCCTTGACGTTGACCCACCAACGGATATTGATTTTGTCCAGAGCAATGTCAATTGTGCGGCAGGTACTTCTGACGTTACATTGACACCTACGTCAAATGCGGCCATAGTGAGATATGAAGTCATTAGTCCCACGCCTGGTTTTGATGCGGACGGGGACAATACCAACAATGTTATAACAGGTCTGAGTACAAGTACTTCCTATATTTTTCAGATAACGGATGCTAACGGTTGTATTTATACAGAAGGATTTAGTCCAGCGGTGCTCAGTTCTATTCGAGTAAGAGTAAAATCCGGCGGAGATTTACGAGTCTGTAATGGTGCTACTGATGGCACAGGTACTTTTATAGTGGATGGTTTTGCCAATAATTATACCTACGATATCAATGGCGGACTTTATACAGGGGGACCTCAAAACGATGCAGAGATAGACTTACCCTTGTCCGGGGCAGGAACATATACTATTACCGTTACGGATGCGGATACCGGTTGTACGGATACCTCCTCTTTTGATATTAACGAGGCGGCAGTTTTGGATTTAAGTGGGAGTGCAGTTAGCCCAATGACCTGTGATAATAATAATACTGGTAGGGTAGAGGCCATCGCCACTGGCGGCTGGGGTGGTAATAGATATAGTTTGGAATACCCTTCTGGCCTCACCGTGGGACCAAAATCCGGTAGATTTTTCGGAAATTTAACGGAAGCTACCGATGCTTTAGACCCATCTGATGTCTATACCCTAACTGTTGAAGATTCAGAAGGTTGTACATCGACCTTTACTTTCGATTTAGAAGAAAGAGTACCACCATCAATTAGTATCGTTAGTTCGGATTTATGTTTTTCGGCTACCACTAATGGTTCGGTAACCGTAACGTCTTCTGGTGGCGGACCCGGTCATGAATATCGAATTAATAATGGACCACTTCAAGCAAGTCCAACCTTTAACAATCTAGTTCCTGGAACTTATATCGTTGAGGTAGAGGATGATAATAATTGTACAAATCAAGTATCGATTACCATTCCACCTGCTATAAACGTAACACTTAGCATTGTTGATGAGATACCCTGTGCGGGTGACGGAACTTTGGGAATAGCCATTTCAGGTGGGAACATAAGTGATTTGTCCAATACGTCATATACGATAGTAAAGGAAGGCGTTGCAGTACCTGGTTTTACTGGGTTACCATTACCATCGGACACGTTTACCTATACCGTTCCTTTCGGCGAGCATGGGGATTATACCGTGTCTGTCGTAGACAATAATACTTGTACGGATACTTCTGAACCCATAACATTTGATGAGCCTACTAATATTGTTGCGACACACAACGCAACAGGTACTAGCTGTGGTGACCCTAATAGTGGTTTCGTTCAAATAATACCGGATGCTACGGGGGGTATTCCACCGTTCGAAATAAAATTTGGACCAGATGGAAGTCTTACATACGGCGTGGGAGATGATGGTGCATTTACCTATTCTTCTCAAACCGTGTACTCCGGGTTATCCGTGGGAACCTATGAGTATCTTGTAAAAGATAGTAGGGGCTGTTTAATACCGGGAATTGTAGATGTTGTCATTGCGCCGGATACGAACCCAGCTCCCGATGCCGCTGTACTGCCATTGGACGCTTCTTGTAGTGCCAGTGTAGTCTCTGGCGGGATTCAAATTACGGGTGTAACCAATGGTGTTCCAGAATATACATATATCGTTGAAGATGCGTTTGGAACAGAAATTACACGAATCACTACAGACGGTGCTACGACATATCCACTTGATATTTACGATGTAGCCATATTTCCCGGCAACTATAATGTTATCACGATTGATGCTAGAGGTTGTAGTACAACCGATTTGGTAACTGTTGGAAGTACGGCAGTAAACATCATACCGGACAACACAACTTTACCTTTAGTTTGTACTCCTGGTGGTTTCACGTATTGTGTAGATATTACAGGGGGAACAGGTCCTTTCGATATTAGGGTGGTTGATGGCGGTGCCCCTCCATTTACCTACATATCCTTAGGTGGAGCTCCTCCAGTACGAAGATACTGCTTCAGTAATATTCAATTTGGAGAAACATTTACCGTTGAGGTGGTTGATACGGCTACGAACTGTATTTACCAAGAAGTTATCGAGGTTCCTGACGGACCTTCGGATTTAGATGTGGCACTGACCATAGATAATGCTTCCTGTATTCCAGGTAATTTGGTGGACTTGGACTATGTAATCAGTGGAACAGCTATCGTTGGACCTTATGATATTGAGATTAGGAATACGGATACTGGGGCCCTTTTTATAGCGGAAACTACCGCTTCGACTACGGGAACATATCAAGTACCCGAAGGGGCATATAGTATTCTTGTATATGATAACGGGACCGATTGTTCAGACGGAGCCAATGCTGTTGCAACATTAAATGAACCTAGGGTAGACGTTATTGAAAATATAAATGCCAATTGTAATGCCGATGGTCAGTTAACCGTTCGTGGTAGCGGCGGAACTCCTTTTGCTGTGGACAGCCCTTATGAATATGCCTACGTGCCTTCAGGAAATCCTGTGGATGAGGATGGAACACTTACCCCGAGTGACCCTACGGATGATTTTACTGATGCATCCACCGTAATATTGCCAGGTGCTCCGGCTCCAGGTCTAGATTATGACATTTGGGTGAGGGATTCCAGAAATTGTGCCTATCGAATTTCGGCTGCGGTAATTACAGAAGACCCACCATTGCCACCACCAACTTTTGATGTTAGTAATCAGTGCGATGTTTTAGCGGCAACCTTTACTATTGAGGTTCATATGCCCGCGAATATAGATACGCCTAGCTTTACTCTTGGAGGGTTGACCCAACCTGGTGTTTTCGATGCCGGGGATAATAGATGGGAAGCTGTGTTTACGGTAGGGAGTATTGGAACGTATAGAGTTGATGTCATAGATGCGAACGGCTGTACAGGATTTTCGGAGCCAGAGGTTTTTCAAGTATTATCGGCTTCGGGCGGATTTAGTTTTGAACCCAATTGTACAGACCCGGATGGTATCATTACCATAACTGCAAATGGTGGTAGTGGGGATTTTGATTTTGAACTACAGGACAACCTCGGGGTTGCCATAACCAATAATGCTACCGGTGTATTTAATGGTATAGCGGCTGGAGAATATCAGGTTTTGGTTACTGATAATCAGGTTACTGATGGCACGAATAATTGTACTTTTCTCGTACAGGATATCATTAGTACCATCCCTACGGCACCTTTGATCGTAGATGATGGCGCAACAAATGTAAGTTGTAATGGTGCAGATGATGGTAGTATCAATATCACCTTATCACCGGGAACGGATATCGATGGTATTACTGCATACAATATTTATACTGGAAGTCTTCCGCTACCTCCTTCACCAACGGCATTGTTCACCAACACTTCGGGATCATTTGACAATTTGCCACCTGGGAACTATATCGCCCAAGTGATTTCGGATAAAGGATGTACCCATGAGGTAGATGTTACTATTACTGAACCTCTAGACTTCACTATCTCTGCTACTGCAGCGGATTTTTCTTGTGAGCCGGGTGCCAACAGATTTAGTTCAACAGATATTGTAGTCACTATTACAAATCCGGGAACTGGAACGCTAAACACGGATTATCAATTTAGTATAACTGGATTTGAGAATTATGAAATTGGGAATACCGCTACAGGTCATACGTTTGAAATCGTGGATACCGGAGTCTCGCAGAACATCACCGTATACGCCATGGACGCCAATGGTTGTAGGACTACCTTTGATTTACCGACGATAAATCCACCAACCGATGTCGTTCCTTCTATTATAGAGGTAGACCCTTTGAACTGTAGAGATGATGAAAGGGTGCGTATTCAAGTTATCGGAACAACGGATTTTACAGTTTCTACGGTTTCAGTGACTCCTGTTTCTCCGGTTACAAATACTTCCGGAAATAACTATATAGATGTGTTCTTGCCGGCATCTGGAGACTACTTATTTGAAATAACGGATAATATAGGAGGTTGTACCTATCCATTACCCGCGCATACGGTGCTGGAACCGGAACAACCAGTTGTTTCTATTACGGAAGCCAAACCGGTAAGCTGTTTTACACCTGGAAACGATGGAGAATTATTTATAGAAGTAACCAATTATGTAGGTGATTATTCCTATACAGTGTATATGGCCGATGATACCACCAAATCTACCCCAATAACGACAGGTAGTTTTGCGACTACGGATTTTCCCGATATCAATGGTGATGAAGCCAGAATTACAGGACTTCCAGGTGGCAATTTAATAGTAGAAGTAGTTGCTGATGCTATGCCATTTTGTTCAAATGACAGTAATGTAGCTAACATTAGAACTCCTAACGGTGATTTAATAGTGACTGCAACCCCTGTCGGAAATGTTGGCTGTGGTAATGATAGCGGAGAGATAGAAGCTATTGGGCAAGGCGGATGGGATACTTTCCCTTACGACTATAGATTATTGTTCAGTACCGATGGTGGTGCTACGTATACTACTGAAGTAGTCCCATTTTCAAATACGAACGAGTTTACGGGATTAGAATTCGGTTTTTATCAAGTTGAGATTAGGGATATAGAAGGTTGTATTAATAGTGTTGATATTGAATTGGAAGAGGTACCACAAATTGACGCTGGTATTCGTGAGCCGCAAGGTTTGGATTGCCCCAACGGAAATAATGCTGTCTTAGAAGCTTATGATCCAACCACGGGTGATGCACTTTCTGCTTCAGCGGGTGCTACCGGCGGATTTCCTGGAGCTGGATACAACTATAGATTATTATACTTAAACAGTAATGACCGTACGGATGTAGTTTCCAGCAGCGGGCTTCAGAATTCGCCAACCTTCATTGGCACAAGCGGTGGTTTTATAAGTGCCGGATGGTATGCTATAGAAGTATCGTCAAGTTTTGATTGTCTATACGTTACGGAGCCCTATTTTGTAGACCCACCACCACCAGTAGCTCCATTATTGGTGCAGACTAGGGTGCCAGGATGTGGTGGCGACGGTGAAATGAGATTATCTATTGAAAATCCTGACCCTTTATTTACCTATGAGTATGCACCGGTCGAAAATGGTGTAGTGGTAGGACCTTACCAAACTATGGCGGGCACCTCGGTTTTAATTCCAGGCGTTCAAGGAATAACCTATCAATTCGATGTTAGAAAAGTTACAACATTGAGTATATGTTCACCAGTAAGGTCAAATGGTATAACAATGACCAATGCTACGGGAATAACCCTATTGCCTAATTTACCGGACGATATTTCCTGTGCTTCGGAATTGGACGGTAGAATAGAGTCCTTCGTAAATGGTGGCGTTGGCGATGATTTGTTTTATTTGTACGTTGGTGATCCCATAGACGCATTTAATCCGGCTGCTTCGGCAACTCTTTTTAGAGGCCCTCAACCAAACGGAACATTTGAAGGCTTACCAGCTGGAACGGCATATTACATCGCTGTTACCAGTGGGGCAACCTGTATGGATATTGCTGGACCGTTCGAAATTATAAGACCAGAACCCATCACTTTTGATGCTAGTCCTACGCCTGTAAGCTGTAATGGTGAACAAGACGGAACGATTACCGTTGAGGTATTATCAGGAGGCATAGGCTTAATTCAATTTGCAATAGGTCCTAATTTTAATGAATTCTTTAGTGAGCCAAGCACCCCGGGAAGTTACACTTTTGATGAACTTGCTGCGGGTACTTATGAGATATTGATTCAAGATGAAAATGGCTGTTTTGAGAAAGACTTTATTACGGTTACAGAGCCGGATGTGGTAGAAATAGTCAATATCCAGACAACACCAGAATTATGTATAGGTGCCAACGACGGAACCGTGGTTTTTGATATTACAGGAGGAACACCTTTTGTAGACCCACTTGTAAGTCCTACTCCGTATTTTGAATATAAAATAGAGATGATAGATCCTATTGATGAAACAGGCACTGGTGTTTTTGCACCTTATGATGGTCAAGTTATATCTGGTCTGCAAGGAGGAGCTTCCTATGCTATATACACGCAAGACGCTAACTTGTGCCCGTCTACCGCAGTATTCACTATAGGAATAGGTGTTGATTTAACCGCAGAGCCAATAGTACAGTACGGTTGTGAAGGAATTTTCCCGAACAGTACGGTAACCGTTCAGGTATTGGATAACAGCCTAATGTCTGATTTAATGTTCGCTTTGGATCCTTTGGACCCTACCGACCCTATTACTGCCAATGCAGGAGTTGAGAATACTTGGGGCGATTTGCCAGCTGGTGATCATACGGTATATATATATCATCAAAATGGTTGTACCAACTTTGTGGAATTCTCTATTGATGCGTATAACCCATTGGTGCTGACGGCGACAAAAACAGGTCCTAATGAACTAACGGCACTTGCCGAGGGCGGATTTGGAGGTTATGAGTATTTCTTCAATAGTGAGTCTTATGGAGAAGAAACCGTATTCACTACTAATGATAGTGGTGTGGTTAATGTTAGAGTGGTAGATTCCAATGGTTGTGTTGCCATGGTTCAAGTGCCCTTCGAATTTACGGGTATGTTGGAAATACCTAATTTCTTTACACCAGATGGAGATAATTTGAACGATGTTTGGTCACCGGAAAATAGGGAGTTCTTTCCAAACATAGAAGTGAAAATCTATGATCGGTATGGAAGGGTAGTGGCTATTCTTAATGAAATTACCAATTGGGATGGTACGTATGAGGGCAAGGAAGTACCAACAGGAGATTATTGGTACGTTGTTAATGCCAACGATAAAAGCCAACAACGTTATGTTGGGCATTTTACACTGTACAGATAG
- a CDS encoding c-type cytochrome: MKATLTVYFLVVISLGFSLVQESQLKESMQRGSEIYADFCVTCHLANGEGVSHVFPPLANSDYLVKNRTASIKGVKYGQQGEITVNGVTYNSAMASLGLTDDEVADVMNFVLNSWGNTSDKMVTTAEVSAIKK; this comes from the coding sequence ATGAAAGCTACCCTAACCGTATATTTTTTAGTGGTAATATCCTTGGGATTTTCTCTTGTTCAAGAGTCACAATTAAAAGAAAGTATGCAACGTGGAAGTGAAATCTATGCGGATTTCTGCGTTACCTGTCATTTAGCCAACGGCGAAGGTGTGTCTCACGTTTTCCCTCCTTTGGCCAATTCAGATTACTTGGTCAAAAATAGGACTGCAAGTATTAAAGGAGTGAAATACGGACAGCAAGGAGAGATTACCGTCAATGGTGTAACTTATAATAGCGCTATGGCGTCTTTAGGCTTAACGGATGACGAAGTTGCCGACGTGATGAATTTTGTCCTCAACTCTTGGGGAAATACCTCGGATAAGATGGTTACCACGGCAGAGGTGAGTGCAATTAAAAAATAA
- a CDS encoding dienelactone hydrolase family protein — MDFLRYILIVLIVTSCASQVKPNLVDDEMETTIKENLSYYLYYPEDYLEEPDREYPILLFLHGGGESGDSLVTIKRNGPPKLIVQGKKFPFLILAPQNPYQKKWWNTRAVKQLLDTVVTNNRVDKRRIYLTGLSRGGGAAWELAVQYPETFAAMAVVCGMTPVPYASWINKDMPIWVFHGEEDKSIPVTESETMVSRLKEMGYDIRFTKYPGIGHNSWVKAYNTEELYDWFVAQKLPGN; from the coding sequence ATGGATTTTTTAAGGTATATTTTAATCGTGCTGATAGTAACCAGCTGCGCTTCCCAAGTTAAACCAAATTTAGTGGATGACGAGATGGAAACTACCATCAAGGAAAACCTGAGTTATTATTTATATTATCCTGAAGATTATCTGGAAGAACCCGATAGGGAATACCCAATTCTTCTTTTCTTGCATGGCGGTGGAGAATCTGGAGATAGTTTGGTCACCATTAAAAGAAACGGACCTCCTAAGCTTATTGTGCAAGGAAAAAAATTCCCTTTTTTAATCTTAGCTCCACAAAATCCGTATCAAAAAAAATGGTGGAATACTAGGGCGGTAAAACAGCTTTTGGACACTGTTGTCACCAATAATAGAGTGGACAAGAGAAGAATATATTTAACCGGTTTAAGTAGGGGAGGTGGCGCCGCTTGGGAACTTGCTGTGCAGTACCCGGAGACTTTTGCGGCAATGGCCGTAGTTTGTGGTATGACGCCTGTGCCTTATGCTTCTTGGATAAATAAAGATATGCCCATCTGGGTATTTCACGGTGAAGAAGATAAATCCATTCCTGTCACGGAATCTGAAACAATGGTTAGCAGACTTAAAGAAATGGGATATGACATTCGGTTCACTAAGTATCCCGGGATAGGTCATAATTCATGGGTCAAAGCTTATAACACTGAAGAATTGTATGATTGGTTTGTAGCGCAGAAGTTACCGGGAAATTGA